In one Natronosalvus amylolyticus genomic region, the following are encoded:
- a CDS encoding transcription initiation factor IIB has protein sequence MRERRSVHGRQERTKPSQANLAVSCSECGGPIVHDPDEADLVCADCGLIVAEQEIDAGPEWRAYTADEREQKSRTGAPTTQRMHDNGLSTTIGWKNKDVYGQTITGEKRQQLARLRTWDERFRTRDSRDRNLKQALGEIDRMSSALGIPEQAREVASVLYRQALDNELLPGRSIEGMATASLYAASRLEGIPRPIDEVAAVSRVDDLKIKRAYRYLSRELELEIPPTSPLEYLTRLGSEISCTTETERRAKELLENAIEHGVHSGKDPVGVAASALYAAGRLTNDHVTQSVVSEAANVSEVTIRSRYREILDAGTEEESA, from the coding sequence ACGAACCAAGCCATCACAGGCAAACCTGGCTGTCAGCTGTTCGGAATGTGGCGGGCCGATCGTTCACGATCCGGACGAAGCAGATCTGGTGTGTGCGGATTGTGGTCTCATCGTCGCCGAACAGGAAATCGATGCAGGACCCGAATGGCGCGCTTACACTGCTGACGAGCGTGAACAGAAATCCCGAACCGGTGCACCAACCACACAACGGATGCACGACAACGGGCTCTCGACGACGATCGGGTGGAAAAACAAAGACGTCTATGGGCAAACGATTACAGGTGAAAAGCGCCAACAGTTGGCCCGGCTTCGGACGTGGGATGAACGGTTTCGAACCCGAGATTCCCGTGATCGCAACCTCAAACAGGCGCTGGGCGAGATCGATCGAATGTCATCCGCATTGGGCATCCCGGAGCAAGCTCGAGAAGTGGCGAGTGTCCTGTATCGGCAAGCGCTGGACAACGAACTCCTCCCCGGACGATCGATCGAAGGGATGGCAACAGCGTCGCTCTATGCGGCCTCCCGACTCGAAGGAATTCCCCGTCCAATCGACGAAGTTGCCGCAGTGAGTCGAGTCGATGATCTGAAAATCAAACGGGCCTATCGATACCTGTCTCGTGAACTCGAACTCGAAATTCCGCCAACGAGCCCACTGGAGTACCTGACACGATTGGGATCTGAAATTTCCTGTACGACCGAAACCGAACGGCGGGCAAAGGAGTTGCTCGAAAACGCGATCGAACACGGCGTTCACAGCGGGAAAGATCCCGTCGGTGTTGCAGCGAGCGCCCTGTACGCAGCCGGTCGCTTGACGAACGATCACGTAACGCAGTCCGTCGTATCGGAAGCCGCAAACGTGAGCGAGGTAACCATTCGAAGCCGATATCGCGAAATACTCGACGCCGGAACCGAGGAGGAGAGTGCGTGA